The Daphnia pulex isolate KAP4 chromosome 7, ASM2113471v1 genome includes the window AATTTGTAAGCACTAGAACATGAACGACGTTAAGGCTTTGCTTTAGAATTCCCAAAGTTCGAACAAACAACTGAATCGAACCGGTCTATCAcgacagagagaaaagttaTCCGAAATGCAATTTACACGCGTGAATAAAACAATCGCGTATCGACCTGACTATAGTTCGAAACGAAAAGCTAAAAGCAGTTTGACAGATTGCAGATAGTAACATTATATAAGATGTTCTCTCATCTACTCTCTTGAGGAGTCTTCGTTCGCCACGATCAACCAAAAGACAGTTTCGAAGTgtggaaatgaatcaaatcagGATTTTAGAAAGATCCTACTTTGGGATTAACATTATTCTCAATCTTATCAAACGGAGGTCTATAGGGAATATCTAACGGATTGAGTTGGTCTTGACAACGTACCAAGCATAAAAACAGGCTTATTTAACTTTAACTACTATGCGGTTTTCAATGTTACCTTTGCTCATTTGGTTGGCCGTTTTAAGTTGTGACTCAACTACGTCGAATTTGAATTCCCTCAACGGTCGGCACCTTCGCGTCATCTGGGTAGTAAAAGATTGTGattatttctttacatttttactGGAATGAATTTCCTCGAAAATAACTACCTGGACTACCTGGATGCCACAACTTAATTATCTCCATTGTAGCCTCGTTGACACGGTAATCCAAAGGGGTTGTCAGGGCCACTTAAAGGGGGCGTCGCTCTAGAATACCTGTTTACCAGATTGAATTTCACGTAATACTTACAAATCATTGGAAGTTATTGCAATATAGAAAACATACCTATATCTTTCATTTCGCAGGTACGAAATGGTCCGAGTGACGGAAAACCGCCGAGCaagtttgtttcaaattcctctttttttttatgtttccttaaaatttgaatcaacagATTTTCCCCCTGAATTTAAACTTTCGAGCGATTCAAACATGTTTTGTTTGCCTTGCTTCGTCAATCTAGCCGCTTGaacttaattaaataaatagtaCAATATCATTCTAGTTAGAAATGCAGAGTTTGCTAACCTTATTGTCGTTGACGCTTTCTGAATCTCCTCGATTCGGATCCTCATTCGACTATTGATAAACCCAGTTTAGTGGTCCGTTATCTCCAGCATACGACATGTCCTTCATTAAacagaaaccaaacaaaacacaatcaTGAATGGATAAAACGATCAAGATGAAACTGAAACATGTAACCGTAGATAATCGACAATAAAGTTGCCGTTGTTAATTCGTTCGTACGAGATATTTGAAATGATAGCTTGTTGcaaaactaaatattttatttagaataaACTTCTAGTTACCATTGTTACCATTTAGCAAACTGTCGAGCTATAAATTCGTAAGCTCAACGACTTGACGTTATAGCATTGCTTTAGATACCCCAAGGTTCAAGCATTGATTGAATCGGACGGACGACCTTTCATGAGATAGAAATTACACAAGGCAATTAGCAGacgtaaataaaataatcgcGCATCGATCAGCCTATCCCTCACCCACTTACAGTATATTATAATAGAAAGTGCTGAACAGATAGCAGAAATTGTGCAACATTATATAGGTCGTTGTTTCGTCTAGTCCCTGGGAAGTCTTCGTTCGCCACGCTTGGCCTAAAGTCTTGCTTAGTGCAGCAATTCATTAAACCAGTTAAGATACCGCTTTGGAATTATTTAACTTCTCTGAGATCAACCGGAGATCTGCTGGGAATCTTGAAACGATTCGCTGTTAGTCTGGACAACACCAGCAAAAACAAGGGACGTCTTAGTCTACTATGCATTTATTAACGTTACCTTTGTTCGTTTGGTTGGCCGTTTCGAGTTGTGCCTTTCCAGCATCGCCGACTTTGAATTCCCTCAACGGACGACACCTGCGAGTCATCTGGGTAGTAACAGATTGtgatttaattaaaacatttactaaaaatttattttcacacAAAACTCAATACCTGCAACTGGCACATCACCATTCTAGCCTCGTTGGCATGGCAACCCAAAGGGTTTGTCAGGGCCGCTTAAAGGGGGCGTATTTCTGGAATACATGTCGACACGATTAAATTTTACGTAATAAAATGTTATCCGCATTTGTAATAAGATGACCATACCTAAAAGCTTCCCTTTAATTTCCAGGTACGAAATGGTCCGTGTGACGGAAAACCGACTGGAGCCACCGGAAAATGGGCGGGGACTTTTCAGCTATCTGTTTGATAAAgttgagttttattttttcaatgttcTGCTCGCTAGACTTCCCGGGATCTGTTCAAGATGCTAATTGATTGGACcactacaaaataaaaacaataacaaaaataaaaataaattgtgattCTGATTCAACTTTCAGATAATGTGAACGAGAACGTTGACGAGATGAATTtcaatgataataataatattttctattttcaccCAATCTGTCACAGCAATGCGACTTTTTAATTCAAGATGTGGTGCCGACAGTTCAGCGTTACAAAGTAGTCGACCTAACAACATACTGGATTTACTCGGACGCAGCTTTCCTCATTCCAGCACCTGATGAAACGGCCAACATCAACGCCGTCGTCAAACCCTTTCAATGGCCGGTTAGTCGACACAAAGGTTTAGTATCCTCACGTTTACACTCATTAAATTATCGACAGGTCTGGCTGGGACTCGCGGTATCCATTACATGCATGATCAtatgtttgaatttaattcaACACTACTTGGACTATCGTTCGACATTGATGGAgagttttaaacaaaatgaaatcacgcGCCAGAAAAGTGGTCGGCTTCGCGTCACGAAATGGCAAACTGGAAAACAATATCTCTACGTCTTCGGCAATTTGCTTTCAcaaggttattattatttcttcacCACTTACTCGTTTTGTCaaagggaaaattttgaaCCAAATTCACTGGTCCTTCATAATCAGGTGGTTTTTGCCCTTCGAAATGGCTACCGTATCGATTTGCCGCTGGCGTGTGGACCCTGGCcgctttcttcttcgtccagGCCTACACCTCAACTCTGATCACCTACATAGTGACACCAGTCAATCAACCACTGATTACTTCTGCCTACGACATAGCTGAAAATATCGACATCCagttatatttgaaaaaagcggGAATTCCAGATGCTGTCATCTCGGCAAGATCAACTATTTTAACGCATCGTCtgattaataatttctttccACTTGAAATTTGCAGGACAAAAACAATACGGGCTTGAACCTGAAACTACAGGAAAGGCTCAACTCTAACCCGAATTCCCGATGTATTTTGGCGTCAGACTGCATCAATTTCATTACTCCAGGATCAAAAAACGTTTTTCTTGAGGTAACAAtaatttctgattttctaGTCTAAttaaccatttttaaatttaaaaaaaaaatcctcatTTCAAGATTATCTGAATATAGGCAAATATTTATCTGAAAGACGCAATAAgagagaattttaaaaagactgGGAAATGTAACTTGCAAGTGGCAAAAGGTACATTCATGCCAGTGGTTTCAACATTTGCCCTATCGAAAAACAGTCCCTACACCAAAAATATTAACCAAGGGTaagcaaaataagaaaaattcattttgccACCGGTTTAATaattttggcctttttcttttgtgttacTGCATTATTAAGACTGCTGGAATTACAACAAACTGGGCTGATTGACTACTGGGACCTGTGGTTTCGTCCCATGCCCCCTCAATGTACAGGAAATGTCCACAGTGGGACCAAAATGCCGAAGAACAAACTCATGCCTCtttcgttaaaaaatttaaccggCGCATTTCTGGTCATTGCGGTTGGATTGAGCCTTTCCCTTTTAGCATTTCTCGgtgaaaaaatcatttctttacGTGAGCGCCACCGTAGGCACATGCAAACGAACACGGGCAAACAGTAATGAAATATGTAATAGAAGCAAGATATTTCtaactttctttttaacttcttATGGGTAGTCAAACTTTACTTAATTCGATGTAAGAAACCGGAGAAACACGACCCATTTTTCTATCTATCTAATGCGACTGACGCATCAAAAATAATGTTAATTGGATTTAGCACAGGGGACAAGCCAGGTCCCTACTTGGTGTACCCTAAATCCTGTAATAAACCCTCTAAAGAATCGCATTTGAACAAGTAGCCTAACCCGAAAATAACTTCTTTTTGTTGCCGAAATAAATTCACTGTTTTAGCGCCCGAATAACACATATTAAAAGCATTGTTACCTTGTTATTAAGTGTTATCTAATCCAATTCCATATTCAACACGAAACGAAGATAATGCCATCTGGTATCCTAGTAATGAAATTTCATTAGCTTTTATTCTGTTAAACTTAAAGTTCATAAAATGTTACCCGTCAAAAACTTGAGTGTGAATGCTGAAGGTGCTTATTACATATGCCACGAACATCCCTGTAATAGTTTATAAATGGATCAAACTGATTGAGCTTAAGCTGAACGAAACATTTATCTTGTTGGACAGAAGAATCACACTTATGAGAATCGAAAATCTTATTGAGGGATAAGAATCTTTGAACATGTTAGAACGGGGATGAATAATAATTCCTCTAACACAAAACTGTTGAATGAACATGGTGGTGGAATAGATAGACAACTCACAACCCGTgtcgaaatttttaaaatgtgtccCGAGTAATACAGCATCACTGAGATGACTCACTGAGGCTTgataaatgaaattctttcgTCATAACATCTTACAGTAATGTTTAACAgagttttcgttttttcacaCACTTAAAAACACATGTGCTTCCGTGTGATTCACATGACAAAGGAAAACTTTGGTTTTACTATAGCCTCACTTGCACTTTAACAGATTACCCTCTTAAGTTGGTAAATGTTAACTACAgggcaagaaagaaaagatatacATACATATCTGCTTTTCTGAAAGTTGTACACTGGTTAATCAATCAAACGGGTACGAAATCATGGTCGACCAAATTTTGCCCGCCAAACTTGCCACCAACTTGCCACCACGTTTGCTACTCCTCTACTGACAAATGGCGTCGTCTGCTACTCCACTGGCCGTCTAATTCCGCCATATTCCGCACAGAATAGCGCCAAAAtgtattttcacaatttatcCTTTTTGGAAATCGATATATTGATTTCAGAATGTTGGGAAGAAAATACGTAAAATTGGATACGTACAGTGTGCTAATATATCAACCAAATTATCTCTAAATACTTGCAGAACTGATAATGACTCATTGCTTCATAATTTCTCATTGTTCTTATTCCATTCTTCTTGCAATGAGGTTCCCACACCACAAATGGCTAAAGCAGCATTCATTGACTATATCTCTAAACGTATGGATGAGTCATCAATATGTAAATACCAACTGATAACTATCGGTCGTCACTTTCGATAACAGCCAAAATTCCATCCAGCCCCAAACCTGGCCACAGGTAAAACTTGACGACAGACTATGCATATAGCCTCCCCAGAGATTATATTGGACAATCAGTCAAGGAAATCAATCCAACCAGATCggaatcatttttttcaaactccaATTATTACGAAATGGGCGATAAAATGCTTCGTCGTTTGGCGGTCGCCAACATGTTCGAGGGCTGCGTTGTCGTTTTATTGcaggtaaatttcatttaaaaaaatttgtctaaaatttttattcattttaatttttaaattgattgacAGTTGGCAGTGCTGATAACCCTTCACGACTGGGTCGATTTCATTTGCATCGGTTTCTGGGGTGGAGTCCTGATGGGCATGACCGGCATGTGGACACTGCAGAGAAGACCCAAGCGAATGATCACCACAGCAGCTCTATCCATGCTGGCCGGATTGTGCATGGTGGGTTTCTATTCGTGGCAAGTGTCCACCGTTGATTGCGAGAGCATAATCAGTCCGACACCCGACCCGAACGCCCGCAAGAGCAGCAACTGGGAATCTGACGCCGATCTCTGTAAGTTttgtgaattaattatttcagaATTCATTATTGtgaattcattttgttgaATAATATTATACAGGCAGTTGGCGACTGGCATCCGACGTCCTGTTCATCATCCTGGGATGTTTGGCCATcggcaacaacattttcctgGCGGCTAGAGCTTCGACCCTAATCGGAGATAGGCGTGGCTCTCACTAAATTGTCCCGTTATTTACCCTTTTGTTgtataaattcatttgtttgacTCATTATTAACTTGATAGAATATGGCGTGTAGtaattattttcccatttaatTGTTGGACTgctaaattttacaaaatacaATAATTCGATCTTATTTGATTTACcggtttcttttaaataagaaaataattcaattaaattacatttgacCTTTGGAATCTCTTACCGGAACTCTTGGTATTAGTCACGACGATTAAATAATAGAATGAGTCACATTTGTGAGTTAATTCATACCTAGTGGCCGTTTGACAGTGTAGTCCtaccaataaaaattaattccagTAGAATTTGATTTCCTTATCACCAGACGACGGAGATATGTTGCCCCGGCGACACTATCGGCGGGATTCGATTATCAGTTGTAGCTTATTGAATAAACAGTCGAGCATCGAACACTGCCAGAGTTAAAAGTGCCG containing:
- the LOC124196863 gene encoding uncharacterized protein LOC124196863, with the translated sequence MGDKMLRRLAVANMFEGCVVVLLQLAVLITLHDWVDFICIGFWGGVLMGMTGMWTLQRRPKRMITTAALSMLAGLCMVGFYSWQVSTVDCESIISPTPDPNARKSSNWESDADLCSWRLASDVLFIILGCLAIGNNIFLAARASTLIGDRRGSH